The following coding sequences lie in one Nakaseomyces glabratus chromosome I, complete sequence genomic window:
- the THP1 gene encoding Thp1p (CAGL0I08063g~Ortholog(s) have RNA binding, double-stranded DNA binding activity), with product MVNGYSLLDLVRDIGNGHLGVLSINIEKNGVRIAALQNDLQGQDDKMIDRLVDGSKIIMPGQDPTRRWTRLNIMVVSFLKFCRDVDPWSLWTSSDLIFEHYSNLNNALLDDSYPVDALTELFLSETEYVTKLAIKLDANNLDLGTKQSLFLSYISSIISKLFNSIKPPRDGANSTIPNKQLILLNIINKLNNIYFRINSPQLCSNIFKNFKPKSMFESFKRYPIHEQIEFRYLLGRYYVINFRMTNAFVQLDTAFRMLCQYMEQCPHTATREILQRNLKRILKYLIPVGITIGKKPHFQAVRGIDLDLAKSYIELSRNVNSGNFKQVNIWLASNEDELKSQNLLLPLLQKLPILVFRNLFRKVVIEYVLSAQNNKISYDLLMRALQVSIGSDQLALPPMFKVIHRPEDVENILVTLINLGFLRGNCFPALRLCVVKKTTDINDIFPEMTERIVKMFPLNNEDNWFDI from the coding sequence ATGGTGAATGGTTACAGTCTCCTTGATTTAGTTCGAGATATTGGAAATGGTCATTTGGGCGTGTTGTCTATTAACATAGAGAAAAATGGTGTTAGAATTGCTGCATTACAGAATGATTTACAGGGGCAGGATGATAAAATGATTGATAGACTAGTAGATGGCAGTAAGATAATTATGCCGGGCCAGGATCCAACTAGGCGATGGACAAGGCTTAATATCATGGTTGTTtcatttttaaaattttgtCGAGATGTAGACCCATGGTCTTTATGGACCAGCAGTGATTTGATATTCGAACATTACTCTAATCTTAACAACGCCCTATTGGATGATTCTTATCCGGTAGATGCCTTAACAGAGTTATTTTTATCTGAGACAGAATACGTTACTAAGCTAGCAATAAAATTGGATGCAAATAATTTAGACCTTGGTACTAAACAAAGTCTATTTCTCTCGTATATTTCATCCATTATATCCAAGTTATTCAATAGTATAAAGCCACCTAGAGATGGTGCGAACTCTACTATTCCAAATAAACAGTTGATATTGCTCAACATCATTAATAAACTgaacaatatttatttcagAATTAATTCCCCTCAATTGTGTTCCAATATATTCAAGAATTTCAAGCCTAAGAGTATGTTTGAAAGTTTCAAACGTTATCCAATTCATGAGCAAATTGAGTTTCGGTATCTTTTAGGTAGGTATTATGTGATAAACTTCAGAATGACAAATGCTTTTGTTCAATTGGATACAGCTTTTAGAATGTTGTGTCAATACATGGAACAGTGCCCTCATACCGCTACTAGAGAAATATTGCAAAGAAACCTAAAACGAATACTAAAATATCTTATCCCAGTTGGGATTACTATAGGTAAAAAACCCCATTTTCAAGCAGTTCGGGGTATTGACCTCGATTTGGCAAAAAGTTATATCGAATTATCGAGAAATGTAAATTCCGGGAATTTCAAACAAGTGAATATTTGGCTAGCAAGTAATGAGGATGAGTTGAAATCACAGAATCTTTTACTACCACTGTTACAGAAACTTCCTATATTGGTATTTAGGAATCTATTCAGAAAGGTCGTTATTGAATATGTTCTATCAGcacaaaacaataaaatatcCTACGACTTACTGATGCGTGCATTGCAAGTTTCTATAGGTTCAGATCAATTGGCTTTACCGCCAATGTTTAAAGTGATTCATAGACCGGAGGATGTGGAAAATATACTTGTTACATTAATTAATCTGGGATTTCTGAGAGGTAACTGCTTTCCAGCATTGCGATTGTGTGTGGTCAAAAAGACGACAGATATTAACGATATATTTCCGGAAATGACAGAGAGAATTGTAAAAATGTTTCCACtaaataatgaagataaCTGGTTTGATATCTAA
- the NBA1 gene encoding Nba1p (CAGL0I08107g~Ortholog(s) have cellular bud neck, cytoplasm, ribosome localization), producing the protein MNIWETGNHEQNLQQEPETIKDMEEYSSPSKLSVNTQRLSAMIDSLGSPNAEEPLPAENNTTSSHLSHHTTSSPAPQSEDTFTSSLKKSTFQMPRSPATDNLNNRASVLSNYSGVVDHAIEVSYVVRNSPSKSIKNRDETGKEDTEENGNNSELQTKVPESTTDGEVVIQSVQNAKPVGRFGSFNRSVSSKIIPSDKDSNSKKAESIHLATTSKKPLHSSIGSGNLASESGTSSYSYDQTLKNLDQQLQIPDVDDESSITSSANMPSLATNKYTKSQEDIEVPHLRTETTAFNPTIPPRSKDRPRSRIFGTEENQSEAISPPQRPINHNYSRSDAAKSESYYSAISYNSQEDLHEKSQNAGSDELPMDDSYLSRPLPITPHNNREIYRDDTIKAFSGRPELPSKNSFVDNSNEYEDILDEDEAEEFQYAPVHQENSQKNTPIQKVNQPNKLKSKKKNKKKNTREDIQSFDIETLNQLVNVTKGTLIGSEFSNLGMRTEEKKALERLVDSLSRLTADMVLDPERYEEGLKRLDKATRALEGFY; encoded by the coding sequence ATGAATATTTGGGAAACAGGAAATCACGAACAGAACTTACAGCAAGAGCCTGAAACTATTAAAGATATGGAAGAATACAGCTCACCATCAAAACTGTCAGTAAATACTCAACGACTATCCGCTATGATTGATTCTTTGGGTAGTCCGAATGCTGAAGAACCACTACCGGCAGAAAATAATACCACATCTTCTCATCTATCACATCACACCACATCATCACCAGCGCCGCAATCAGAAGATACTTTTACTTCATCTCTTAAGAAGTCGACTTTTCAAATGCCTCGTTCTCCGGCGACTGATAATCTCAATAATAGAGCTAGTGTGTTATCAAATTATTCTGGAGTTGTTGATCATGCAATTGAAGTGTCATATGTGGTAAGAAACAGCCCTTCTAAAAGTATTAAAAATAGAGATGAGACTGGTAAAGAAGATACGGAAGAAAACGGTAACAATAGCGAGTTACAGACCAAAGTACCAGAATCAACTACTGATGGTGAGGTTGTGATCCAATCGGTCCAGAATGCGAAGCCTGTCGGACGTTTTGGATCCTTTAATCGATCCGTGAGCTCTAAAATCATACCATCAGATAAGGATTCGAATAGCAAAAAAGCTGAATCAATCCATTTGGCTACAACTTCAAAAAAGCCGCTACACTCATCTATTGGCTCTGGTAATCTAGCGAGTGAAAGTGGCACATCTTCTTACTCATATGATCAGACCTTGAAAAACTTGGATCAGCAATTACAGATACCTGATGTAGATGATGAAAGTTCAATAACTTCTAGTGCAAACATGCCATCATTAGCAACTAATAAATACACAAAAAGCCAAGAAGACATTGAGGTACCGCATTTGAGGACAGAAACTACTGCATTTAATCCAACAATTCCACCAAGGAGCAAGGACAGGCCCAGATCTAGGATATTTGGAACTGAAGAGAATCAATCAGAGGCAATTTCACCACCACAAAGGCCAATTAACCATAACTATTCTCGTAGTGACGCTGCTAAATCCGAAAGTTATTATTCTGCCATTAGCTATAATTCCCAGGAGGATTTACATGAAAAATCTCAAAATGCAGGAAGCGATGAGTTACCTATGGATGATTCTTATTTGAGCCGTCCGCTACCCATTACTCCTCACAACAATCGCGAAATTTACCGTGATGACACTATTAAAGCATTCAGTGGAAGGCCTGAGCTTCCATCTAAAAACTCCTTTGTTGACAATAGTAATGAATACGAAGATATTTTAGATGAGGACGAAGCGGAAGAGTTTCAATACGCGCCGGTTCATCAGGAAAATAGTCAAAAGAATACACCTATTCAAAAGGTTAACCAACCAAACAAACTAAAAtcgaaaaagaaaaacaaaaagaagaatacaAGGGAGGATATTCAATCCTTTGACATCGAAACTTTAAACCAGCTAGTGAATGTAACAAAGGGCACATTAATTGGTTCAGAATTCTCCAACCTAGGCATGAGGACTGAAGAGAAGAAGGCACTTGAACGTTTAGTTGACTCTCTATCTAGATTGACGGCCGATATGGTTCTGGATCCTGAAAGATATGAAGAGGGTTTAAAACGGTTGGACAAAGCTACAAGGGCACTTGAAGGTTTTTACTGA
- the MDM20 gene encoding Mdm20p (CAGL0I07997g~Ortholog(s) have peptide alpha-N-acetyltransferase activity and role in N-terminal peptidyl-methionine acetylation, cytoskeleton organization, mitochondrion inheritance, regulation of actin cytoskeleton organization), which produces MSDKIEEEVLELIRRSNFKQCYDYVGKLRKQYPNSAFLLALELYVKYRHTPQKFDRTLLDTIQTSETHALSFLYKFYVELLCYDKALGVYEIAATKYPSYETSYMWFSKAVEVNDYKAMARASLQMAKYNSNSNDTKLECRDYLIWHAISVVALFRWKRSSVSETESKVLPQLCYKNMLSLKPFKSVQELIIFCEVCETLFDNKSKEIVDQILPKLDYTADLYLKNFFVRNIDSLEPQERYNSCIKILANYDDFSVIECLLRAGMDLNIDKNTVLDKLKSMIGDSRNFRVANLKADVIFNGRVQEHALKFYIDKFYNKPCCHIDLNNYSDFIDFKQLRQFFMDIDSEDLFYEYNKLMLFKDCSVEQSISIFKKHQNEIIVKSKTNISKNSEFIMNIIRANVIEKKEMEISDVLFGITILENYQSQDLYNFETRLWLVVFYLYLGIVPLAYSHFKELNVKNVQVDSVEYVMYSRFSTMFPNKQHDYLKNIFDCPTNIYENSLKRLPALLRVSFERKAYSKILGMIEFYRKLEVSTNRWMRSIEKSKLTRLNNEKRNSGMTELLVLWESLQHINEPGLSDNRDKSLFHPYLDLRSCPAVLRQLHIDETWLYANISQEFMIEAVSSRAIEPIVKEMLSNYDIIEKVSASETMTVTERQSFELIHDVYANDGSNVLSILDKIDLAETKSIGWLQIHSYLQQLTVLKTLDNMKKLKDKVVKQQIKSKLSYVRGNCDEIFDVMIRDIKKGAGQLKSGGYKDIVDSLGFNDLDEKILVDSINTVRKVTRNL; this is translated from the coding sequence ATGTCAGAcaaaatagaagaagaagtgcTAGAATTGATTAGAAGGTCAAATTTCAAACAATGCTATGATTATGTTGGTAAGTTGAGGAAACAGTATCCAAATTCTGCTTTCCTATTAGCGTTAGAATTATATGTTAAGTATAGGCATACTCCTCAAAAATTTGATCGAACTTTGCTAGACACAATTCAAACCTCTGAAACACATGCGCTATCATTTCTATACAAATTTTATGTTGAATTGCTATGTTATGATAAAGCCCTTGGTGTTTATGAGATTGCAGCAACAAAATACCCTAGCTATGAGACTTCTTATATGTGGTTTAGTAAAGCAGTGGAAGTTAACGATTACAAGGCAATGGCTAGAGCTAGTCTGCAAATGGCAAAATACAACTCTAACTCTAATGACACCAAATTGGAGTGCAGAGACTATCTGATTTGGCACGCCATCTCCGTTGTGGCATTATTCAGATGGAAAAGAAGCTCAGTATCAGAGACAGAGTCGAAAGTCCTGCCTCAATTATGCTATAAAAATATGCTTAGTCTGAAACCTTTCAAAAGTGTACAGGAATTAATTATATTCTGTGAAGTATGTGAGACCTTATTTGATAATAAGTCTAAAGAAATTGTTGACCAAATTTTGCCAAAACTAGATTATACTGCAGATCTGTActtgaagaatttttttgtaagAAACATTGACAGCCTTGAGCCTCAGGAACGTTATAATTCCTGTATCAAGATCTTGGCCAATTACGATGATTTTTCAGTGATAGAATGTTTGTTAAGAGCTGGTATGGACTTAAATATTGACAAAAATACTGTTCTGGATAAACTCAAGAGTATGATAGGGGATTCTCGCAACTTTAGAGTAGCAAATTTAAAGGCTGATGTCATTTTTAATGGCAGAGTACAGGAGCACGCATTAAAATTTTACATTGATAAATTCTACAATAAGCCATGCTGCCATATAGACCTTAATAATTACTCAgattttattgattttaAACAACTGAGGCAATTCTTTATGGATATAGACAGTGAAGACTTGTTTTACGAATACAATAAACTCATGTTATTCAAAGATTGTTCTGTAGAGCAATCCATTtctatattcaaaaaacaTCAGAATGAAATAATTGTTAAATCTAAGACTAACATATCTAAAAATTCTGAGTTTataatgaatattattaGGGCCAATGTTatagagaagaaagagatggAGATTTCTGATGTGCTGTTTGGAATAACAATTCTTGAAAACTATCAATCCCAAGATCTCTACAACTTTGAGACTAGATTATGGCTGGTAGttttttatctttactTAGGTATTGTACCGTTAGCATATTCCCATTTCAAGGAACTCAATGTTAAAAACGTTCAAGTAGATTCAGTAGAGTATGTGATGTATTCCAGGTTTTCAACAATGTTCCCAAATAAACAGCATGATTATCTCAAGAATATCTTCGACTGCCCAACGAATATCTACGAGAATTCACTTAAAAGACTCCCAGCACTTCTAAGAGTTAGCTTCGAAAGAAAAGCATATAGTAAAATTCTTGGGATGATTGAGTTTTACAGAAAATTAGAGGTATCAACCAATAGATGGATGCGTAGTATTGAAAAGAGTAAGTTGACTAGGTTGAATAATGAAAAGCGTAATTCAGGAATGACAGAATTACTTGTTCTCTGGGAAAGCCTGCAACATATTAATGAGCCTGGTTTGTCCGATAATAGAGATAAGAGTCTATTCCATCCATACCTTGATCTTAGATCATGTCCAGCAGTTCTGCGACAACTACATATTGACGAAACTTGGCTATATGCAAATATTTCACAGGAATTTATGATCGAAGCAGTTTCATCTAGGGCAATTGAGCCAATAGTGAAGGAGATGTTGTCGAATTACGATATTATAGAAAAGGTCAGCGCTAGTGAAACCATGACTGTCACCGAAAGGCAATCCTTCGAATTGATACACGATGTATATGCTAATGATGGCTCCAATGTGCTATCTATATTGGACAAGATTGATTTAGCTGAAACTAAAAGTATTGGATGGCTTCAAATTCATTCATATTTGCAACAACTAACAGTGCTAAAAACTTTAGATAATATGAAAAAACTAAAAGACAAGGTTGTGAAACAACAGATCAAATCTAAGCTCTCATATGTCAGAGGAAACTGTGATGAGATATTCGATGTAATGATTAGGGACATAAAGAAAGGAGCTGGGCAATTGAAATCTGGTGGTTATAAAGACATTGTAGATAGCTTAGGATTTAACGATTTGGATGAAAAGATTCTAGTTGATTCCATTAACACTGTTAGAAAAGTGACTAGGAATTTGTAG
- a CDS encoding uncharacterized protein (CAGL0I08019g~Ortholog(s) have role in cellular response to drug and cell periphery, extrinsic component of fungal-type vacuolar membrane localization), giving the protein MEQQDLVENKLSFSKIPRVGLHVRDLSITASKTDSVLVHPLSLDLPSGSVMAIMGGSGSGKTTLLNVLASKISSGLTHSGEISYILEADKNNVDDSSSEASFDLNATYKENVTLAYVPQQDVLCSRLTCRETLMYAADLKLDASKVEKTLIVNQLIDELGLKDCADTLVGDNSHRGLSGGEKRRLSMGTQMVSNPSVMFLDEPTTGLDAYSAYLVVKTLKKLAKEDGRTFILSIHQPRSDILFLFDYVCILSKGNVVFCNQMNELIPYFKSISYDVPDLVNPADYFIDLSSVDGRTEDSLAITSERLEMLVSHWRKYEEKTLSYKPINHKYEIQLKSMTGRLPFWKQVSVLTRRNYKLNFNDTNTLIATFAEPVVMGAIVGWIYFKPDTSNIGGLRTLISCLYASVILQSYLYLLFDTYRLCEQDIALFDRERAEGAVSGIAFIVARKLALFITDDILMTILYTSITYFMFGLEKNASKFFFQYAVNLLAQLICSALAMVSVAVSRDFAKASLVGNLSFTLFSMSCGFFVNAKLMPVYVRWTKYIAFTWYGFGSLLSNTFSDSYCNGGEGFECQGNQVVRQYGFPLHWRTLPMWILFCWFVGFFMLSIIILTWNKVDITLQNEVNKKKHKKSDIKDDASNLTEESDIKDTDDSISTNQRDDMTNKLAHITVVAQDVDLEVKYTKLYNRKNHKIFEYENKKILQNVSAVFKPGMINAIMGPSGSGKSSFLNLISGRLESSLLVKFNTAGTIKLNDTPISQDMFKHLCSYVSQDDDHLLAMLTVRETFDFAAALRLKHLSKDDKRSRTDSLIAILGLKHCENTIIGNEFIKGISGGEKRRVSMGIQLLSDRPILLLDEPTSGLDSFTSSTILEILENLCSEHNKTVILTIHQPRSELFMKFGNILLLAKSGRTAFNGSPEEMIKHFDLMGYKCPSFTNIADFFLDLISVNTQNEQNEIHSKTRVENILSTWRAERLRLSAEKSIVTEEEHTLETFEDEYGQYFSKPAGLKLAYMVNLRRQYTTTIRNFDSLMARIAQVPGLGGIFALYFAPLKHNYTSISNRLGLAQESTSLYFVGMLANLAVYPPERDYFYEEFKDGVYGVAPFYLAYMTLELPLTTIAAIVYSALTVFGCGMPRTAGNFFANVYCALMIVSCGEALGIMTNTLFKRPGFVVNCISVILSIGTQLSGLMSLHMSRVLKGINYINPVWYTSIIVINFAFPDNLNFTCKDGPQNADGSCVLKTGRDVLDAYGLHRNTKNFLGVVICVTFCYRLLAYLMLKAKLEWLKW; this is encoded by the coding sequence ATGGAACAACAGGATCTGGTAGAAAATAAACTATCTTTCTCCAAAATACCACGGGTAGGACTACATGTACGTGATTTGAGCATTACAGCTTCAAAGACTGATTCTGTATTGGTACACCCCCTTTCACTGGACCTACCGAGCGGGTCTGTGATGGCTATAATGGGTGGATCTGGGTCAGGTAAAACTACATTATTAAATGTGTTGGCATCTAAGATTAGTTCTGGTTTGACACATTCAGGTGAGATATCCTACATTTTGGAAGCGGATAAAAATAACGTCGATGATTCTAGTAGTGAGGCTAGTTTTGATTTAAATGCTACttacaaagaaaatgttaCTCTGGCATATGTTCCTCAACAAGATGTTCTATGTTCTAGGTTAACATGCCGTGAAACACTTATGTATGCAGCAGACTTGAAACTAGACGCATCCAAAGTTGAGAAGACTCTGATTGTGAACCAACTTATAGATGAATTAGGATTAAAAGACTGTGCTGATACGTTAGTTGGTGACAATTCGCATAGAGGACTTTCAGGAGGTGAGAAAAGACGACTAAGTATGGGTACCCAGATGGTCTCTAATCCTTCAGTAATGTTTCTGGATGAGCCAACCACCGGGTTAGATGCATATTCAGCATATTTGGTTGTAAAGACACTCAAGAAGCTAGCAAAGGAAGATGGCCGCACTTTTATTCTATCTATCCATCAACCTAGATcagatattttatttctatttgaTTATGTCTGTATCCTTTCAAAAGGTAACGTTGTTTTTTGTAATCAAATGAATGAATTGATACCGTATTTCAAGTCAATTAGTTACGATGTTCCTGATCTTGTAAACCCTGCCGATTATTTTATAGATTTATCTTCAGTTGATGGAAGAACTGAAGATAGCTTAGCAATTACATCGGAGAGACTTGAAATGTTAGTATCGCATTGGAGGAAATATGAAGAGAAAACTTTATCATATAAGCCTATCAACCATAAATACGAGATTCAGTTGAAAAGTATGACTGGACGATTACCGTTTTGGAAGCAAGTTAGCGTGCTAACCAGAAGAAACTATAAACtaaattttaatgataCTAATACTCTAATTGCTACTTTTGCAGAACCCGTGGTGATGGGTGCAATAGTTGGATGGATATACTTCAAACCTGATACTTCTAATATTGGAGGTTTGCGTACTTTAATATCTTGTCTTTATGCTTCTGTCATATTACAATCTTACctttatcttctttttgatACTTACCGGTTGTGTGAACAAGATATTGCCTTATTTGATAGAGAACGTGCAGAAGGTGCTGTATCTGGTATTGCATTCATTGTGGCCAGAAAGTTAGCTTTGTTCATAACTGATGACATCTTAATGACCATTTTGTATACAAGTATTACCTATTTCATGTTTGGACTTGAGAAGAATGCTAGcaaattcttttttcaatacGCCGTGAATCTCTTAGCACAACTAATCTGTTCTGCTCTTGCTATGGTTTCTGTTGCTGTATCTAGAGATTTTGCTAAGGCTTCACTTGTTGGAAATTTGAGTTTTACTCTATTTTCTATGAGTTGTGGATTCTTTGTCAATGCAAAATTGATGCCGGTGTATGTTAGATGGACGAAATACATTGCCTTTACATGGTATGGTTTTGGTTCATTATTGTCAAATACATTTTCTGACTCATATTGTAATGGTGGAGAAGGTTTTGAGTGCCAAGGTAATCAAGTCGTAAGACAATATGGTTTTCCACTTCATTGGAGGACATTACCAATGTGGATTCTATTTTGTTGGTTTGTTGGATTCTTTATGCTCAGTATAATTATTTTGACATGGAACAAAGTTGACATTACTTTGCAAAATGaagtaaataaaaagaagCATAAAAAGTCAGATATTAAGGATGATGCCTCTAACTTAACTGAAGAAAGCGACATCAAAGATACCGATGACTCAATCTCAACAAATCAAAGAGATGATATGACAAATAAACTGGCTCATATAACTGTTGTAGCACAAGATGTTGATTTAGAAGTAAAATATACAAAGCTTTACAATCGGAAGAATcacaaaatttttgaatacgaaaacaagaaaattttacaaaatgTAAGCGCTGTATTTAAGCCAGGAATGATCAATGCGATAATGGGTCCCTCAGGTTCAGGTAAATCTTCCTTTTTAAACCTAATTTCAGGTAGACTCGAATCCTCTTTGCTTGTAAAGTTCAACACTGCCGgaacaataaaattaaatgacACGCCTATATCCCAAGATATGTTCAAACATCTGTGTTCCTATGTTTCACAAGATGATGACCATTTATTGGCAATGCTAACTGTCAGAGAGACGTTCGATTTTGCTGCTGCTTTACGATTGAAACATTTGAGCAAGGATGATAAGAGAAGTAGAACTGACTCACTAATTGCGATTTTAGGATTAAAACATTGTGAAAACACAATCATTGGCAATGAGTTTATAAAAGGTATTAGTGGTGGGGAAAAGCGTAGAGTTAGCATGGGCATTCAATTATTAAGCGACCGTCctattcttcttcttgatgaaCCAACCTCCGGTTTAGATAGTTTTACCTCATCGACAATTTTAGAAATTCTAGAAAATTTATGCTCCGAGCATAATAAGACGGTTATACTAACCATACATCAGCCAAGATCTGAGTTATTTATGAAATTTGGGAATATATTACTGCTCGCAAAATCAGGCCGGACTGCCTTTAATGGATCACCAGAGGAAATGATAAAACATTTTGATTTAATGGGATATAAATGCCCATCATTTACTAATATCgcagatttctttttagatCTGATCTCTGTCAACACTcaaaatgaacaaaatgaaatacaCTCTAAGACCAGAGTAGAAAATATCTTGTCAACTTGGAGAGCAGAAAGATTACGATTGTCTGCTGAAAAGTCAATCGTAACTGAAGAGGAACATACTCTGGAaacttttgaagatgaataTGGACAATACTTCTCCAAACCCGCTGGCCTAAAATTGGCTTATATGGTAAACCTAAGAAGACAATATACAACGACAATCCGGAATTTTGATTCATTAATGGCACGTATTGCTCAAGTTCCAGGTTTAGGTGGTATTTttgcattatattttgCGCCATTAAAACACAATTACACGAGTATATCCAACCGACTTGGGTTAGCCCAAGAATCTACCTCCTTATACTTTGTTGGTATGCTTGCTAACTTGGCTGTTTATCCACCTGAAAGAGATTATTTTTATGAGGAATTCAAAGATGGAGTGTATGGAGTCGCACCTTTTTACTTGGCTTACATGACACTCGAGTTACCTTTAACAACAATCGCTGCAATAGTGTATTCTGCCTTGACGGTGTTTGGATGTGGCATGCCTAGAACTGCTGGAAACTTTTTTGCCAATGTCTATTGTGCACTAATGATTGTTTCATGTGGTGAAGCTCTAGGAATAATGACCAATACATTATTTAAAAGGCCAGGTTTCGTTGTCAACTGTATTTCAGTTATTCTATCCATAGGAACTCAATTGTCAGGATTGATGTCACTACACATGTCTCGAGTTTTGAAAGGTATTAATTACATCAATCCTGTATGGTACACTTCTATTATTGTCATTAATTTTGCTTTCCCAGACAATTTAAATTTCACTTGTAAGGATGGTCCACAAAATGCTGATGGTTCCTGCGTGTTAAAAACTGGTAGGGATGTGTTAGATGCTTATGGACTTCATAGAAACACAAAGAATTTCTTGGGTGTTGTAATATGCGTCACATTCTGCTACAGACTCCTAGCTTATTTGATGCTGAAAGCAAAACTTGAATGGCTGAAATGGTAA
- the SDH5 gene encoding succinate dehydrogenase assembly factor SDH5 (CAGL0I08085g~Ortholog(s) have role in ascospore formation, mitochondrial respiratory chain complex II assembly, positive regulation of transcription from RNA polymerase II promoter, protein-FAD linkage, tricarboxylic acid cycle), whose amino-acid sequence MLRITYKLPIALRQQAFVARKLVPTIKANYSTNSDDDVVSRIKVHPIKRINESIDKKRARLIYQSRKRGILETDLLLSGFAAKHLRSMTNEELDEYDALLNELDWDIYYWVTKNYKTSPVPERWKNSEILKKLQDFSENKEKKILRMPDLENY is encoded by the coding sequence ATGTTGCGAATCACTTATAAGTTACCTATTGCTTTGAGACAGCAAGCATTTGTTGCACGGAAACTTGTACCTACAATCAAAGCAAATTATTCGACAAACTCAGATGACGATGTTGTATCGAGAATCAAAGTTCATCCCATTAAAAGGATTAATGAATCGATAGACAAGAAAAGAGCACGTTTGATATATCAATCAAGGAAGAGAGGTATTCTTGAAACTGATTTATTGCTGTCAGGTTTCGCCGCAAAGCACTTGAGATCAATGACAAATGAGGAGCTTGATGAATATGACGCTTTACTAAACGAATTGGACTGGgatatttattattggGTAACTAAGAACTATAAAACAAGTCCTGTTCCAGAAAGATGGAAGAACTCTGAGATActaaaaaaattgcaaGACTTCAGCGAgaacaaagagaagaaaatccTTAGAATGCCAGACCTTGAAAACTATTAA
- a CDS encoding uncharacterized protein (CAGL0I08041g~Protein of unknown function), which yields MPLKLTNFLRKLQNQYVTLELQNGSTVYGMVISVSPHSNVNLRDATLDRYYNSDSVYSEVTPQPISTSHLKNINVKECFIRQVILPDSLDLDSILVNANEVNGLTRSGKLADLGGNRKRRRRSSSNMTKRLRG from the coding sequence ATGCCCTTGAAACTTACGAATTTTCTGCGAAAGTTACAGAATCAATACGTTACTTTAGAGCTACAGAACGGGTCTACAGTGTATGGGATGGTAATCTCTGTGTCACCGCATAGTAATGTCAATTTACGAGATGCAACATTAGATAGGTACTATAACAGTGATTCTGTTTATTCAGAAGTTACTCCTCAACCTATATCGACATCTCATCTAAAGAACATCAATGTTAAAGAATGCTTTATCAGGCAAGTTATACTCCCAGATTCTCTAGACCTTGATAGCATACTGGTGAATGCCAACGAAGTTAATGGGCTAACAAGATCAGGTAAATTGGCTGATCTTGGAGGCAATAGGAAGAGAAGGAGGAGGTCAAGCTCGAATATGACGAAAAGGTTAAGAGGTTAG